The following is a genomic window from Chitinophaga caseinilytica.
GTCACGTACACTACGCCCCGCTTGTTGAGCGCCTGTAAAAAGACGCGGATATGTTCGGCCAGTTTTCTGTCTTCCATATTGAACGTAAAGCAGGCCACGCACATCTTCACGGGCGCCAGCAGGCGGAAGTGCCCGCTTTTCTCCAGCATTTCACCGAAACGCTGGGCCTGGTTTACGTTTTGCTCCACGATGTCGCGGTACCCTTCCGCACCATAGGCGCGAAGGGAGAACCAGGCAGGCAAAGCCCGCAGCCGGCGCGAGTTTTCGGGAGCGTAGTTAATGTAGTTGAAGTTTTGCGCCGGGTCGCCCAGGTACGCCGCGCCCGCATTCTGGAACACTTCCAGTTGCAGCCCCGGGTGGCGGCTGAACAGCATCGCGCAGTCGTAGGGCACGTTCAGCCATTTATGCGCATCGATGGTAATACTGTCTGCCTGGTCCCAGCCATTAAGAAAGTGCCGGAAACGGGGGCTGACGGCCGCGAACCCTCCGAAGGCCGCGTCTATATGCAGCCAGAACGGATGTTTATGTTTGAGCGCCGCGATGGCGGCGATATCGTCGAAATCCACGGTATTCACGGTGCCGGCGGAAGCCACGTAAATGAAAGGCGTATCCGGGTTATAGGCGATCCATTGCTCCAGGGCCCGCACGTCTACCGCTTCGCGCCCCGGAAGGGTGGACAGCGTCACCAGGCTGTTGCGGCCCAGGCCGAGCATCGACAAAGCCTTTACCACGCTGGAATGCGGCGTGGCGGCCAGTACTTTTATATCGGGAAGCGCGCCCACGCCCTGCGCGGCCACGTTCACCCCGTATTGCTCGCCCAGCCATTGCCGCGCGGCCGCCAGTCCCGTAAAGTTGGACATGGTAGCGCCCGTCACGAAAACACCTTCATAAGCTTCCGGCAGGGAAAACAACTGGCGGAGCAACTGCAACGTTTCTTTCTCCAGGGTAAATGCGAGCGAAGATTTGTCGGCCGCGTTCATATCCACCGCGCTGGCCAGCCAGTCGCCCGAAAGCGCCGCCGGCGTAACGCCGCCCGTCACGAAGCCGAAATACCTGGGGCCCGCGCAGGCGGTGAGGTAGGCGCCGAACCGGTTGTCGAACAGCTCCAAAGCCCCCTGGCCGCCGATCCCTTTTTCAGGCAAACCGGGCACCGGGATGGCGGGCATTTCCATACTCACCGGCAGTTCGTTGATGCAGCCGAGGAAATCGCCGGCGTAATCTGCGGTCTGTTGCAAAAGTTCATCGAATCGGGAAAGGTCCTCGCGGAAAATTGCATTCATATGGTGGCGTATTAACGTTGAAATGACGCTCCAAAATTCCAGCTATTCCCGCATAAAAAACAGATTCAGTTTTGAGTTTTTTGACCAGATCAGATGACAGTATGAACCATAAAAGTCCATGACGAACGCCATTCGTCAACCGTACGGACCGAAATATGTAAGTACTTACAGAGCGGAAAGGAAATCAGAAGAGCAGGCCGCCCTTTTCGAGGTCGAGGAGGAACTGTTTGCGCCAGATGCCGCCGGCATAGCCGGTGAGGGCGCCGCCGGAGCCGATAACGCGGTGGCAGGGCACGATGATGGCGATGTTGTTCCGGCCGTTGGCGGTACCGGCCGCGCGGATGCTTTTCACATTGCCGAGGCGCTTGGCGAGGGCGAGATAGGTTATGGTTTCGCCGAAGGGAATGGTCAGCAGGTTTTGCCAGACGAGTTGCTGGAACGGGGAGCCTTCCTGCCGGAGCGGAAGGTCGAACGCGCGGAGGTCTTTCCGGAAATATGCGTCCAGCTGGGCGGCGCATTCGCGGAGCAGCGGCGTGGGCGTTTCATCGGGAAAGGCTTGCTGGATGGCGGATTCGTGGTGCAAGGGTATAGCCGCTTCCGTAGGGATCGAGGGCGCGGGTTCTTTATCTATGAAAGAAACCTTCGAAATATATCCCTCCGTTTCCGCGATCATGATGCGCCCCAGCGGGGAATCCATGTACAACACGCTCATTTCCCGAAATTAAGGAGTTTGAAGATGGTGAACAGGTGATGCGATTCGTGGAGGACGAACATCTCGATGAGCTGCGCCGCGGAAACGGTGCCATACGCCTGGTGGCGGCCCTGCCGCCGGAAATCCCCGGCCTTCAGCCCCTCCACGAAACGGACGAACGCCTCCCGGTCGTGCCGGTATTGGACCAGCAGCTCGCGGTTCGACAATTTCCTGTATTCCGCGAACAGCGCATCTTCCTGCCAGACATACGGCTCGAAAAGCGGCGTTTCCTCGTCGGCCACGCGCTGCAGCCGCCGCTGGAATATGGGATGGAACACGGCCAGGTGGGCGATGTTATCGATGGCCGACCATTTACCGGGGTGAACTTCCTGCCGGAGCACATCGTCGGCCACGCCGCCGGTCATTTCCCCGATCGAAAGATGCTGCGTGCGCAGGCGTAAATCCACACTGAAAGGCAGGTGTTGCATGGCAAATCCGTTTTATCATGGAAAGATATGTTTTTTTAATTGGAACAGATTCCATTTTCGTACTTTTGACCATATCAGATTTGCAAAACCATGGAACATCTGTATCTCCAGGTGGCCGACCGCATCCAGGCCATGATCGAAAAGGAAGTGATCCGCATCGGCGACAAGCTGCCGTCTGTCCGCTCGCTCAGCAAGGAGCAGGGCATCAGCATGAGCACCGTCTTCCAGGCGTATTACCACCTGGAAAGCAAGGGCTTCATCGAACCACGGCCCAAATCGGGCTACTACGTGCGGTTCTCGCCCCGGCGGCTGCCGGAGCTCCCCAGCGCCACGCGCCCCGTCAAACGGGCGACAGACGTGAACGTCAGCGAAATGATCACGGAAGTGTTTTCCCACCACGGGCCAGATCTGTTGCGGTTTTCCACCGCTTCTCCGTCTGAACCGCTCCTCCCCTCCGCCAAACTCGCCAAAAGCATGATCGCGGCGCTGCGGGAGAACAATGGCGGCCTCATTTACGAGAACCTCCAGGGCAACCTGCCCCTCCGCCGCCAGATCGCGCGGATGAGCATCCAGTGGGGCGGCAGCATTACGGAACACGATGTGGTCACTACTACCGGCTGTATGGACGCCCTCACCCTCTGCCTGTCGGCCACCACCCAGCCCGGCGACGTCATCGCCCTGGAAAGCCCCGCCTACAGCGGCACCTTCCAGCTCGCGGAAAGCCTCGGCCTCAAGGTGCTGGAAGTGCCCACCAACCCCATTTGCGGGCCAGACCTGGAGTACCTCGACAAAGCCATCCCCAAATTCAAGATCAAGGCCTGCGTTTTCGTGACCAACTTCTCCAACCCCATCGGCTCCTGCATGCCCGATAAAAACAAGCGGGAACTGGTGCGGCTCATGAACAAATACGACATCCCCCTTATCGAAGACGATATCTACGCCGATCTCTATTTCGGTAAACTCCGGCCCAGCAGCTGCAAGCAATACGACCGCAACGGCAATGTGCTCCTCTGCAATTCCTTCAGCAAATCCCTCGCGCCGGGGTACCGTGTGGGCTGGACCGTTCCCGGAAAGTACAAGGAACGCGTGCTCCGCCTCAAACTGAACCATACCATTTCCAGCGCCACGCTGCCGCAGGCCGCTATCGGGCATTTCCTCGAAAACGGCCGCTACGAGCACCATATGCGCAACCTCCGCAAAATGCTCCACACCCAATGCCTGCGCTACCAGCAGGCCGTGGCCGACTATTTCCCGGAAGATACCTGCGTAACCCGCCCGCAAGGCGGCTATGTGCTATGGCTGGAGCTGAACGAGAACATCAATACCATCGAACTGTACGAACAGGCCCTGCGGCGCAAGATCTCCTTTGCACCGGGGCGCATTTTCACGCTGCAAGACCGCTATACGAACTGCATGCGCATCAGCTATTCCAACCCCTGGAGCAAAGCGGTGGACGACGGGCTCAAAACCCTCGGCAAACTGGCGCACCAGCTCATGAAATAAAAAACCGGGGCAGGAATGCCCCGGCATAAATACGAATGAACAATTGAAAAAATCCGGTCCCGCGGAGTTGCGGATTGCGGGCCGGTATAAGTTGAATAATTTACTCCACTTTCAGATTACGGACAGGGTTGGCCAGCGCCGCCTTAACGGATTGGAAACTCACCGTCAGCAAAGCGATCAGCACAGACACGCAACCTGCCAGCGCGAACGACTGCCAGCCGACAGACACGCGGTAGGAAAAGTCCATCAACCATTGCGAAACGCCCCAGTACGCCAACGGCGCCGCCAACACGAAGGCAATGGCCACCAATGCCACAAAATCCCTGGACAGCAACACCGTGATATTCAATACCGATGCGCCCAGCACTTTCCTGATCCCGATCTCCCTGATCCTCGTTTCGGCCATATACATGGCCAGGCCCAGCAGCCCCAGGCAGGATATGAAGATCGTAAGCCCGGCAAACAGGGCGGAAAGGGTGCCCAAACGCTGTACGCTGTCGAATTTCCGGGCGTATTCCTCGTCTACGAACTTGTATTCGAAAGGGAATTCGGGATTGTATTTATGGAAGATAGTTTCCGCTTTTTGAAGATTGACGGCTACGTCGTTTTTATCGTTCAGCTTGATCTGCATGACGTTCAACCCGAGGAAACTGCTTTTGGCGCCGCAGATGAGGATCGGGCGGGCGGATTCGTAAGGGTTCTTCAGCACCACGTCTTTTATCACGCCGATCACATGCCAATCCGTCCCCAGATCGCTCACGATCTGACCGATCGGTTGTTTGAAGTGCATCACTTTCAGCGCCGCTTCGTTGATGATGAGCCCCAGCGAATCGGTAGGGAATTTCTGCAGGTCGAAATCGCGGCCCTCGATGAATTGCAGGCCGGCAGTAACACCGAGGCCTTCATCGGTAGCGTACCGGTCGAAAGAAGTGTTATCGTTAGGATCTTTCCCCTGCCAGTTCTGCCCCCATCCACCGCTCCACCTTTCCGTGAGCGGCGCGTTCGTTTTGGCGACCGACGTGGCAACGCCCGACTGGATCAGCTCATTTTTGATGAGCGCATAGTTCCTGGAAATATCGTCTGTCAGAAAGTGATAAATGAGGTGATCCCGCTCGTAGCCTACTTCCCTGGCCTGTACATGGTTGATCTGCCGCTTTACGATGATAGTGCAGATGATGAGGAAAATAGCGATGGTAAACTGGAATATTACCAATACTTTCCGGGGCGTCACCAGCGCGTTGCTCCGTTTGAACGTGCCTTTCAGTACGCTCAGGGGCTTGTAGGCCGACAGGAAAAACGCGGGATAACTCCCCGCCAGTAAGCCCGTGAACAGCACGAACCCGCCGAGGGCGAGCCATGTATAGACATTGGTAAAGTCCAGGAACAGGTCTTTTTCCGTCAATTGGTTGAAAGCAGGCATGCACCCCATTACGATCACAACAGCCATGATCCCCGCCAGCAGCGCCGTACAAACCGATTCTCCCACAAACTGGAAAACAAGCGCGCTTTTCCTGGCGCCCGACACTTTGCGGATACCTACTTCCTTCGCCCGCTTTTCGCTGCGGGCGGTGGTCATGTTCATAAAATTGATGCAGGCGATCAGGAGAATGAAACCGGCGATGACAGCAAACAGCCGGATCAGCGCAATGCGCCCGCCACCGTCTTCCACCCCATTGGTGAAGCTCGAATACATGCGCCAGCGCGCCATCGGGTAAGCGAAGAACTCCCATTTGAGGGTTTTGGCTTCGCCATCGTACCGCTGCTTGAGGTCCTTTAACTTCCCCGACATCACGGCGAAATCGGCGTTTTCTTTCAACAGTAGAAAGGTGTTGGTGCCATTGTCGTTCCAGCCAAACTCGCTGCCATTCGGGTTCTCCTGGGCAGCCCAGGGCACGAGGTAATCGAAACTGAAATACGAATTTCGCGGGGGATCTTTAACGATTCCGGTTACCGTGAAAAGTTCACCATTGTCGATTTTCACTAATTTCCCCAGTGCGTTCCCGTCTCCGAAAAAGGTCTTGGCGGATTTCTCGGTCAGCACCACGGAATGTTTGTCGCGGAGCGCCGTGGCAAGGTTCCCCGTCAGCATGGGAAAAGTGAACATTTGCAGAAAACCTTCGTCCACCAACAACCCGGATTGATTCACTTTCTTTTCTCCCACTGTAAAAAGCAGGCTGCCGTTTGCTTTCACGCGAACGGCCTTTTCCACTTCCGGCAGATCGTTTTCGAGAACGGGGCCTGTGAGCGCCGATACGCCGCTCCAACTGGAAAGCTTCCCTTCCGACGCCACGCGGTTCCAGACTTCGTAAATCCTGTCTTTCTTCTCATGAAAATTGTCGTAACTCCTTTCGTCCTGGATCCACAACAAGATCAGGATGGCCGATGCCATACCGATGGCCAGCCCGGCGATATTGATAAAGGAAAAACCTTTGCTGTTCAGCATGTGCCGCCCGGCGATTTTCAGGAAGTTTCTAACCATACAGGAATGCTTTGAAGTTGATGGATCGGTTGCGGCAGGGTCGTCCAATAAAATGCCAATATCCTATCCAATTGATTTACAATAATATATAAACCTTTCATGTGATGAAATTGGGCTATTTTGATACAGCTACTGTCCGATTCCGGACATTGTACGAAAAAAAACCGGGGCATGAATGCCCCGGTGTCCGTTACCTACAACTGTTACACTGTTAAAAAAATTTATACGGTTTTCCGGTAATTCCAGATCGCCACCGCGTTCAGGCCCACGGCAAATACCACCATGATGCCCAGGTCCATACGAATATCTTCCCACCCACTCCCCTTCAGCATCACCATCCGCATCACCTTCACGAAATACGCGACAGGATTGAACTGCGTGATACGCTGCGCCCATCCCGGCATGCTTTCTATGGGCGTGAACAGCCCGCTCATGAGGATGCAGATGATGAGGAAAAACCAGGTCACGAACATCGACTGCTGCTGCGTTTCCGTGAACGTGGAAATCAACAGCCCCAACCCCAGCATCACCACCAGGTAAACGGCCGCGAAGAGGAACACCCAGCCGATGCTCCCCTCGAAAGGCAGGCTGAACACGAGCTTGCCGACCAATAACCCGAATGCCAGCTCGAACAGCGCGATGATCCAGAACGGGAGCAGCTTCCCGATGATGAAATGATGCTTGCGGATAGGCGTTACGTTGAGCTGCTCGATCGTCCCGATCTCCTTTTCCTTTACGATGTTCATGCCCGATAAAAACGCGCCAATCAGCGTCACCAGCACCACCAAAATCCCCGGCACCATGAAGTGCTTGTAATTCAGACGGGGATTGAACCAGTAACGGAAACTCATGTCGAAATGCGACGGCGCATCGTCTTCGTCGAGCGCGAGCCAGTCCAGCCGGATGCGGCGGTTGAAATCCCCGATGATGCTTTGGGCGTACCCCGCCGCCAGGCCGGCTTTGCTGCCGTTGATGGCGTTCACGAGCAATTGCACTTTGGCGTCCCCGTCGCGGACAAGGTCCCGCTCGAAATGCCGGGGAATGGTGAGGATGAGGTCGGCCTTGTTGGTCTCCAGGTCGTCGAACGCGGCCTCATCGCCCGTTTGGGCGTGGAGTTGGAAATAGCCCGAGGAAAGGAGTTTTCCTTTCAGCTGCTGGCTCCAGTTGCCACCGTCGTGGTCTACGATATCGATGGAAAGATTGCGGATTTCGTAGTTGGCGGCGAAGGCGAGCACGAGCAGCTGTACCACCGGCACCACGAAGATGATGGGCAGCATCGATTTATTGCGGAAAATCTGCAAAAACTCCTTCTGCAATATGAAAAATATGGTACGCATCAGCTTAAACGGATATTGAATTTGCGAAGGCTCACCACGAGGAAAAACAGCGTCATCCCGCTCAGAACGCCCATCGGCAGGGCAATCTGGCGTAGTCCGCTACCTTTCAGCATTATATCTTTCAGAATGATGATGAACCATTTTGCGGGAATGATATTGCTCAGTACGCGCAGGGGCAGCGGCATGCTTTCGATGGGGAACACGAAGCCGCTGAGCAGGATCGTGGGCAGCAACAGCCCCATCATCGACATCATCATGGCCGTTTGCTGCGAATTCGTTACGCTGGAAATGAGGATCCCCAGCGAAAGGGCCGTGAGGCAAAACAACCCGCAGGCCAGCAGCAGCAAAGCGAGGCTCCCTTTCAACGGCATCCCGAAAATGCCCGCACCGAGCGCCAGGATGATGTTGGCGATCACGAAAGACAACAAAATATACGGCACCACTTTCCCCGCGATGATCATCAGCGGCCGCAACGGCGATACCAGGAGGATTTCCATCGTTCCCAGCTCCTTTTCCCGCGTGATGGTGATCGACGTCATCATCGCGCAAACCAGCATGAGGATGAGGGTCATCACGCCCGGCACGAACAGGAAAACGCTTTTCAGGGTGGGATTATATACCATCCGCACCTCGGGTTGGATCGTGAGCGGCAGGTGCTTCAAGCCCGTTTCCTCCTGCTGGTACTGCATGAGGATGGCGTTGGCGTAATTGATGAGCGTAGTGGCGGTATTGGGGTCAGACGCGTCGGTGAGCAACTGCACGGCCGCTTTCCGCTCCCGGATGAAATTGCGCTGAAAACCGCCGGGGATCACGATCACCATCCGGATATCGCCCTTTTTGAAAGCCGGCATGATGTCTTTCTCGCTGCGGAGGTTTTCGGCCAGGTCGAAGTACGTGGAAGCCGTGATCTTGCGGACGAGCCCATGGCTCAGGGGATCCTGCGACTGGTCCAGCACCGCGATGCGCGCGTGGCGGATCTCGTTGGTGATGGCGAACCCGAACAGCACGATCAGCACCACCGGCATCCCGAACAGGATCAGGAGGGTGCGCCGGTCGCGGAAAATATGGAAGCATTCTTTTTTGACGAACTCGAAAAACTGTTTCATGATTCAGGATTTGGCCCTTGCGAGCTGCAGGAAAACATCGTTCATCGTGGCGGCGCCGAACTGTTGCTTGAGCGCCGAAGGCGTGTCCAGCGCACGGATCTTCCCGTCTACCATGATAGAAATGCGGTTGCAATATTCCGCTTCGTCCATATAGTGCGTGGTCACGAATATGGTGACGCCCTTGTCGGCCGATTCGTAGATCAAATCCCAGAACTGCCGGCGGGTGATGGGGTCTACCCCGCCCGTGGGCTCGTCTAGGAACACGATAGACGGGTCGTGGATGACGGCAATGGAGAACGACAGCTTCTGTTTCCAGCCCAGCGGCAGGGCGCTCACGAGCATGTTGGCTTCTTTTTCCATCTCCAGTTTCCCGAGCAGGGCGGCCGTTTTCTCTTTGATCTCGCGGCGGCTGAGCCCGTAAATACCGCCATAGAAGCGGATATTCTCTTTCACGGTGAGGTCTTCGTAGAGCGAGAATTTCTGGCTCATGTACCCGATCCGTTGTTTGATCTTTTCCGTTTGGGTGTAGATATCGAACCCCGCCACGCGGGCTTCTCCGCTGCTGGGTTTCAGGAGCCCGCAAAGCATGCGCATGGCGGTGGTTTTGCCGGCCCCGTTGGCGCCGAGGAACCCGAATATCTCGCCCTGCGCCACTTCAAACGTGATGGCGTTGGTGGCGATGAAATCGCCGAAACGCTTGGTGAGCGCGTTGGTGATGATGGCCGGTTGGGTCATGGTACTTCGGTTTGCGCCCGCATGAGGGCCATGAAAACATCTTCGATACCGGCATTCGCGGGCTGGTACACCACGTCTGTATGCCCCGCCGCCAGCAAATCCTGCTTCACCTTTTCCGGACCGGCGTTCATCACCACATGCAGGAACTCCCCGAACGCGAAGCACGACTCCACGCCCGGGTACGCCCGCAGGTCGCGGATGAGGCGCCAGGTATCGGAAGCGCGGAAAGCCCAGACTTTCGTCGTGAACTGCTCCACGATGGCCGTGGGCGTGTCTATCCGCATCAGCGCGCCGTTCTGGATGAGGGCTACCCGGTCGCAAAGCGTGGCCTCGTCCATGTAAGGCGTGGATACGAGGATGGGAATCCCGCGCTGGCGGAGCCTTTGCAGCATCTCCCAAAACTCCTTGCGGGAAACGGGGTCTACGCCGGTGGTGGGCTCATCGAGGAACAGGACGGATGGCCGGTGCACGAGCGCGCAACTCAATGCCAGCTTCTGCTTCATACCGCCAGATAATTTGCCTGCCGGGCGGTCTTTAAACGGCGCGATCTGTTCGTAGATGTCGCGGATCATGTCGTAATTGGCGGCTACCGTCGTATTGAAAATGGTGGCGAAGAACCGGAGGTTCTCTTCCACCGTCAAATCCTGGTACAGCGAAAAGCGGCCCGGCATGTAGCCAACTTCGCGGCGGATGGCGCGGTAATCCTTCACCACGTCTTTCCCGTTCACGAACGCCTGCCCCTTATCCGCCAGCACGAGCGTGGCCAGGATGCGGAACAGCGTGCTTTTGCCGGCGCCGTCCGGGCCGATGAGGCCGAACAGCTCGCCCGGCTCCACGGTGAAGCTGACGTCGCGCAGGGCGCTCACCTTGCCGTACGATTTGCTGATATGTTGAACAACGATGGGTTGCATGTCGCTTATTTGGTGATCCGCATTTCTCCCGGCATCCCGATTTTCAGGCTGCCGTCGTTTTGCACGCGCACTTTCAGCGCATATACCTGCCGCACGCGCTCATCGCGCGTTTGCACCGTTTTCGGCGTGAATTCCGCTTCCGGCGATATCCAGCTGATCTCGCCCTTGAGCTGCTTGACGGAGCCATCCGGCTGATCGATGCCTACGTTCACCTGTTGCCCCGTTTTCACGGCAGATAGTTGGTCGCCGCCGATGTATGCGCGCAGGTACATGGTGCGGAGGTCGGCGAGTTTGTAGAGCGGTTTGCCGTAGTTCACCACTTCGCCCGTTTCCACGTATTTCACCAGCACCGTACCGTTCACGGGATTGAGGACGCGCGTTTGCGCGAGCTGGTCTTTCACCTGCTCCACCTGGAACTCCAGCGGCTGGGTTTCCGTGCTGAGGCCGGTTACTTGTGTGTTAAGCGTCGAAGCGGTGGACGAATACTGCTTTTCGAGCAGGGCGATGGCGCCGTTGATATCGTCCAGCTGCTTGGGCGTGGCGGCGTTGGCTTTGAGGAGGTTTTCGATGCGGGCTTTTTCCTTCTGCTGGGTGGCGATCTGTTGGCGGATCACGGCCAATTGCGGATTAACTTCCGGCACGCGGCTTTTCACCGCTTTGATATTGGCGCCCAGCTGGGCTTTGCGGAGATGCAGCTGCGTGGAGTCGATCCCTCCCACAACGGTATTTTCTGCCAGCACCTGCCCTTCTTCGACGTCGAACCGGAGGAGGCGGCCGGTCGCTTCCGCGGAAACGATCACTTCGGTGGATTCGAAATTGCCGTATGCGTCTGCCCCGTTTTCTTTCGAAGAACAGGCGGCGAGGAAAGCGAGGCTCAAAACGGCTGCGATGGTTGTTTTCATGTCAATAACCTTTTATAACCTGGTACTGGATGGTGGCGTAAACGAACTGGATCTCGCGGGTTTTTCCGGCGATGATGGCCGAAGTTTCCGCGTAAAGATCGGAGAGGTAATCATGGACGGTCATCACGCCGTTATCGAGCTGCGCGGCGGATACGGCTTTCACTTTCCCGCGGAGGCTCACGATCTCACGGTCTTTTGCCATGGCGGATTGCAGTGTATTGATCTCCGCCTGTTGCTGGACGAGCCTGGCGCGGGTCTGGAGGTCGAACGCGTCTGCCTGCGCCTGGATGCCCGTTTCCTGTTCGCGGAGCGCGGCGCGCTCGGTGTGTTGGTAGCGCCAGTTCCAGAGGGTCCATTGCAGGCGGAGGCCGCCCATGTAATAGAAATCGAATTTATCGGACAGCATGTTCAGCCCGGGGCGGCCGTAGCCTCCCTGCACGAATGCGCTGAGCTTAGGGCGTGTGGCCGTTTCCGTGAGTTTGGCCTGCGATCCCAGCACGTCTTGCTGGAAGCGGAACAGCGCCAGTTCGGGGCGTTGGATGGGCGCGTTGCCCGTGGATGCGGGTTGGGGCAGCTCGAGGGGTTCCATGTCGGCCGGAGACTTCCCGGTGAGCAGGGCCAAAGTGGCCAGGGCGGCCTGTTTCCCGTTGACGGCCTCTTCCAGCTGCTGTTCGGCTTTGAGGGCTTCGGCCTGGAGCATGTCTACCTGGCTGGCGAGCACGGTGCCGTTGTCTACCCCTGCCTGGAGCCTTTCGCGGCGCTGTTTCACTTCGGCGATCATCTCTTTGCGGGCGGCGATGTGCGCGTCCCAGATGAGGGCGTTGAAATATACCTGCGATACCTGCTGGCGGAGCTGGTGCAAATCCACTTCCACGCGCTGGCGCTCGGTTTGCGCGCGGGCGAGGGCCAGATCGCGCTGGCCGCCGGTGGCGCCGCCGTCGTAAATGAGCTGGCGCACGTCGAGGGTAAGGTTGTACTGGTCTTTGGGGATGGACGGAATGCTGACGTTGGGCAGCTTGATGGGGATGGCCACCACGTCTGACTGGTACGTCGCTTTCCCGTTGATTTCCGCCTGCGGGAGGTATCCGGTGCGGATATTGCGGAGCTGGAGGGCCGTGGCGCGGTCGGTGGCTTCCTGCTGCCGGAGCAGCGGGTAATGCCTGCGGGCGGCGGCCCAGGCAGAATCCAGGGGGAAGCCCTGTGCCAGGGCGCTCCCGGAAAGCAGCAGCAGCGCCGGCATGAGGAATCTGAACATCGTTAACTCTTTTATTTAACTAACTGGTTAATTGCTGGACAAAAAAATAGCCGGGTCCAAACCGCCCGAGATGGCGGCTACGGCCTTAACGCATTGAGAACAAACTCCGTCACAAAAACCTTTCTTTCCTCCATGAACCCGAGAAACGCCGGGTCGTCGATCGTAAACACGGCCTGCAGCAGCGGTTTGGCCAAAAACGGGAAAATGCACATGGAAATGATGCTAATCATCAACTGCACGGGGTCCACTTTTCTCAACGTTCCTTTTTCCATTCCTTCCAGCAATTGCTGCGCGAAACCGCGAATGTTGGGAAAATTCGGTGCAGACAGGAACCGCTCCGCGATCCGGTGCGGGTTCTGATTGATTTCGTTGAGCACAAACAACGGCAGGAAAGGGTTTTCGCTGATACCGGTGATGTAGTTGTCTACCGCCGAGCGAATCTTCTCCGGCAGCTCCAGATCGCCCGAAAAAACGGCGTTCAACCGGCTCAGCATCTGGTCTACCGCTTCGGTCAGCACAATGTCGAACAACTTGTCTTTGCTCCGGTAATAATAATGCAGCATCGCCTTGTTGATCCCCGCCTCGTCGGCGATATCCTGCATCCTGGCGCCGGTTAAGCCCCTGTGCATGAATATCTTGCGCGCCGCTTCGATGATCTGTTGTTCGGTAGTATTGGTCGTCTGCATGTGTTCAACTGAAGTGTTTAACCATTTGGTTAACGACATAAAGGTAGGGATATTTCCGATTCCTCCAAATAAAAAATCCCAAATATGAGCTGGCATGAAAAAGCCGGGGCAGGAATGCCCCGGCGGCTGTTACCTACAACTGTTT
Proteins encoded in this region:
- a CDS encoding pyridoxal phosphate-dependent decarboxylase family protein encodes the protein MNAIFREDLSRFDELLQQTADYAGDFLGCINELPVSMEMPAIPVPGLPEKGIGGQGALELFDNRFGAYLTACAGPRYFGFVTGGVTPAALSGDWLASAVDMNAADKSSLAFTLEKETLQLLRQLFSLPEAYEGVFVTGATMSNFTGLAAARQWLGEQYGVNVAAQGVGALPDIKVLAATPHSSVVKALSMLGLGRNSLVTLSTLPGREAVDVRALEQWIAYNPDTPFIYVASAGTVNTVDFDDIAAIAALKHKHPFWLHIDAAFGGFAAVSPRFRHFLNGWDQADSITIDAHKWLNVPYDCAMLFSRHPGLQLEVFQNAGAAYLGDPAQNFNYINYAPENSRRLRALPAWFSLRAYGAEGYRDIVEQNVNQAQRFGEMLEKSGHFRLLAPVKMCVACFTFNMEDRKLAEHIRVFLQALNKRGVVYVTPTQYAGLPAMRAALVNWRTTDKDIELAVQELEAVAAAIQGVSAILENN
- a CDS encoding methylated-DNA--[protein]-cysteine S-methyltransferase translates to MSVLYMDSPLGRIMIAETEGYISKVSFIDKEPAPSIPTEAAIPLHHESAIQQAFPDETPTPLLRECAAQLDAYFRKDLRAFDLPLRQEGSPFQQLVWQNLLTIPFGETITYLALAKRLGNVKSIRAAGTANGRNNIAIIVPCHRVIGSGGALTGYAGGIWRKQFLLDLEKGGLLF
- a CDS encoding DinB family protein; the encoded protein is MQHLPFSVDLRLRTQHLSIGEMTGGVADDVLRQEVHPGKWSAIDNIAHLAVFHPIFQRRLQRVADEETPLFEPYVWQEDALFAEYRKLSNRELLVQYRHDREAFVRFVEGLKAGDFRRQGRHQAYGTVSAAQLIEMFVLHESHHLFTIFKLLNFGK
- a CDS encoding PLP-dependent aminotransferase family protein, with product MEHLYLQVADRIQAMIEKEVIRIGDKLPSVRSLSKEQGISMSTVFQAYYHLESKGFIEPRPKSGYYVRFSPRRLPELPSATRPVKRATDVNVSEMITEVFSHHGPDLLRFSTASPSEPLLPSAKLAKSMIAALRENNGGLIYENLQGNLPLRRQIARMSIQWGGSITEHDVVTTTGCMDALTLCLSATTQPGDVIALESPAYSGTFQLAESLGLKVLEVPTNPICGPDLEYLDKAIPKFKIKACVFVTNFSNPIGSCMPDKNKRELVRLMNKYDIPLIEDDIYADLYFGKLRPSSCKQYDRNGNVLLCNSFSKSLAPGYRVGWTVPGKYKERVLRLKLNHTISSATLPQAAIGHFLENGRYEHHMRNLRKMLHTQCLRYQQAVADYFPEDTCVTRPQGGYVLWLELNENINTIELYEQALRRKISFAPGRIFTLQDRYTNCMRISYSNPWSKAVDDGLKTLGKLAHQLMK
- a CDS encoding ABC transporter permease, producing MVRNFLKIAGRHMLNSKGFSFINIAGLAIGMASAILILLWIQDERSYDNFHEKKDRIYEVWNRVASEGKLSSWSGVSALTGPVLENDLPEVEKAVRVKANGSLLFTVGEKKVNQSGLLVDEGFLQMFTFPMLTGNLATALRDKHSVVLTEKSAKTFFGDGNALGKLVKIDNGELFTVTGIVKDPPRNSYFSFDYLVPWAAQENPNGSEFGWNDNGTNTFLLLKENADFAVMSGKLKDLKQRYDGEAKTLKWEFFAYPMARWRMYSSFTNGVEDGGGRIALIRLFAVIAGFILLIACINFMNMTTARSEKRAKEVGIRKVSGARKSALVFQFVGESVCTALLAGIMAVVIVMGCMPAFNQLTEKDLFLDFTNVYTWLALGGFVLFTGLLAGSYPAFFLSAYKPLSVLKGTFKRSNALVTPRKVLVIFQFTIAIFLIICTIIVKRQINHVQAREVGYERDHLIYHFLTDDISRNYALIKNELIQSGVATSVAKTNAPLTERWSGGWGQNWQGKDPNDNTSFDRYATDEGLGVTAGLQFIEGRDFDLQKFPTDSLGLIINEAALKVMHFKQPIGQIVSDLGTDWHVIGVIKDVVLKNPYESARPILICGAKSSFLGLNVMQIKLNDKNDVAVNLQKAETIFHKYNPEFPFEYKFVDEEYARKFDSVQRLGTLSALFAGLTIFISCLGLLGLAMYMAETRIREIGIRKVLGASVLNITVLLSRDFVALVAIAFVLAAPLAYWGVSQWLMDFSYRVSVGWQSFALAGCVSVLIALLTVSFQSVKAALANPVRNLKVE